The proteins below come from a single Oncorhynchus keta strain PuntledgeMale-10-30-2019 chromosome 1, Oket_V2, whole genome shotgun sequence genomic window:
- the LOC118396007 gene encoding tetraspanin-1, translated as MACFTFFKFMMVLFNLLILLGGLTLLGVGIWVRVDKGLFLQVLSPFSTLDTQFVNVCFFCIAIGGVLVLLGVLGCCGAHKGSKCLLLLFFSIILIIFIAEVAAGTVALAYSSFAEGILKAWATLVLKNQYGSDPVVTKIWNSTMTELNCCGFTNYTDFTDSYYSEQSEGSYPPSCCQLDTAPCSQQQAWHSDVQGCFEQLLTALQKHANIVGGIAVGIGGLEVAAMLVSMYLYCYLDNNVS; from the exons ctGGGGGGTCTGACCCTGCTGGGTGTGGGGATTTGGGTGCGTGTGGATAAGGGTTTGTTCCTACAGGTGCTGAGTCCCTTCTCCACCCTCGACACGCAGTTTGTCAATGTGTGCTTCTTCTGCATCGCTATTGGAGGAGTGCTGGTTCTACTGGGTGTACTGGGCTGCTGTGGAGCCCACAAGGGGAGCAAGTGTCTGCTGCTACTG TTTTTCTCCATCATCCTGATTATTTTCATCGCAGAAGTGGCAGCCGGAACGGTGGCCCTCGCCTACTCTTCATTT GCCGAGGGGATTCTTAAAGCATGGGCCACCCTTGTCTTGAAGAACCAGTATGGCAGCGATCCGGTGGTCACCAAGATCTGGAACAGCACCATGACCGAG CTGAACTGCTGTGGCTTCACCAACTACACAGACTTTACTGACTCGTACTACTCTGAGCAGAGTGAGGGCAGCTACCCACCCAGCTGTTGCCAGCTAGACACTGCCCCCTGCAGCCAGCAGCAGGCATGGCACAGTGatgttcag GGCTGTTTCGAACAGCTGTTGACGGCCCTTCAGAAGCATGCCAACATCGTAGGTGGGATAGCCGTAGGCATCGGAGGGCTGGAG GTGGCAGCGATGCTGGTATCCATGTACCTGTACTGCTATCTGGACAACAATGTCAGCTGA